A single window of Streptomyces sp. NBC_00464 DNA harbors:
- a CDS encoding 3-hydroxyacyl-CoA dehydrogenase: MRIRIVGAGAMGRGIAQWAATAGHTVELGDVRPEAVTEAAGFVRSMLERAVQKGRMSAEDAAAAVDRVIPLDDPWAEGSDVELAIEAVREDLATKTEVFGRLERALPASAVLATNTSSLSVTRIAAELKDPTRLAGLHFFNPVPLMRIVEVVPGAATRPEIPPLLTALVESCGHRAVTVADTPGFLVNHAGRGLATEALALLEETVTDPAGIDRIARDVLGLRMGPFELMDLTGLDVTAAVIDSIWEGFRHEDRLRPSYLTPNRVTAGLHGRKTGRGWFPYGPEAAAPAPEAPVTGDPDRPVHVVAASPAGDAEATALRAALTAAGATVESGAQPSAGALVLVLVWGGTVASAVAAHGLPPGRTFGVDPLAATGRRRVLAVTPAAEPVAARDARAVLARASEGGEPFAVSVVRDTAGSVAQRLLASIVSVSASIAERALATPADIDLAVTTGLGYPVGPLAWGDRIGAARMLELHRALHATTGDPRHRPTRWVTERAALGLALTDPGTSPADCVDGDEGGTV, from the coding sequence ATGCGTATCAGGATCGTCGGCGCCGGAGCCATGGGCCGCGGCATCGCCCAGTGGGCGGCCACGGCCGGACACACCGTCGAGCTGGGCGATGTGCGGCCGGAGGCGGTGACGGAGGCGGCCGGCTTCGTACGGTCCATGCTGGAGCGGGCCGTGCAGAAGGGCCGGATGTCCGCCGAGGACGCGGCCGCCGCCGTGGACCGCGTGATCCCGCTGGACGACCCGTGGGCCGAGGGATCGGACGTCGAGCTGGCCATCGAGGCCGTGCGGGAGGACCTGGCCACCAAGACGGAGGTCTTCGGCAGGCTGGAGCGGGCGCTGCCCGCCTCCGCCGTCCTCGCGACCAACACCTCCTCGCTGTCGGTGACCCGGATCGCCGCCGAGCTGAAGGACCCGACGCGGCTGGCCGGACTGCACTTCTTCAACCCCGTCCCGCTGATGCGGATCGTCGAGGTCGTACCCGGCGCCGCCACGCGCCCGGAGATCCCGCCGCTGCTGACCGCCCTCGTGGAGAGCTGCGGGCACCGCGCGGTCACCGTCGCCGACACGCCGGGCTTCCTCGTCAACCACGCCGGACGCGGACTGGCGACGGAGGCGCTCGCCCTGCTGGAGGAGACGGTCACCGACCCGGCGGGCATCGACCGCATCGCACGGGACGTCCTGGGCCTGCGAATGGGACCGTTCGAGCTGATGGACCTCACCGGACTCGATGTGACCGCAGCCGTCATCGACTCCATCTGGGAGGGCTTCCGCCACGAGGACCGGCTCCGCCCCTCGTATCTGACCCCGAACCGCGTGACGGCCGGGCTGCACGGGCGCAAGACCGGACGCGGCTGGTTCCCGTACGGCCCCGAGGCAGCCGCGCCCGCGCCGGAGGCGCCGGTCACCGGCGACCCGGACCGGCCGGTGCACGTCGTCGCCGCGTCCCCGGCCGGGGACGCGGAAGCCACCGCGCTCCGGGCGGCGCTGACGGCGGCGGGAGCCACGGTCGAGTCCGGTGCGCAGCCGTCCGCCGGGGCGCTGGTGCTGGTTTTGGTCTGGGGTGGCACGGTCGCCTCGGCCGTGGCCGCGCACGGGCTGCCCCCGGGGCGCACCTTCGGCGTGGACCCGCTGGCTGCGACCGGTCGCCGCCGGGTGCTGGCCGTGACCCCGGCCGCGGAGCCGGTGGCGGCGCGGGACGCCCGTGCGGTGCTGGCGCGGGCCTCGGAGGGCGGCGAGCCGTTCGCGGTGTCGGTGGTACGGGACACGGCGGGCTCGGTCGCACAGCGGCTGCTCGCGTCGATCGTGTCGGTCTCGGCGTCGATCGCGGAACGGGCGCTGGCGACCCCGGCCGACATCGATCTGGCGGTGACCACCGGTCTCGGCTATCCCGTGGGCCCGCTGGCCTGGGGCGACCGGATCGGCGCGGCCCGGATGCTGGAGCTGCACCGGGCGCTGCACGCGACGACGGGCGACCCGCGCCACCGCCCGACGCGCTGGGTCACCGAGCGCGCGGCACTGGGGCTGGCCCTGACGGACCCGGGCACGTCGCCGGCGGACTGCGTGGACGGTGATGAGGGCGGCACGGTGTGA
- a CDS encoding sialate:H+ symport family MFS transporter, whose protein sequence is MQTSTPPTLPWYRQVSRTQWKSFFAAWIGYVLDGFDFVLITLVLTEISDEFGLSTVQAASLISGAFITRWLGGAVLGAIGDRYGRKLSMVLSILLYSVGTFACGFAWNYTSLFAARLAIGMGMAGEYSASSTYVMESWPAALRNRASGFLISGFSVGSVLAAQVYNWVVPSLGWRWMFYLGLVPIAIALWMRRALPEAEEWTESVAEKEAKPNPFRPLFLTPARATVNTVLVVVATVSLFLVFTPGGAGMVPALSVIAGLTLAAFAVQLGGKRSWVLYLSMIVTLFFAFLYSWPIQALLPTYLKTELGYTTDQVTDVLYFAGFGTMVGCWVAGFLGDWIGTKKAYALTLLASLAFVYPVFAVRDNLMLLGILLFLLQATSFGISGLLPRYIGGHFPTASRGAALGFTYNVGALGGAVAPVLGAHLASGMDLGQALAVLTFAGTVIVVLLVGFDVPARLNRLTDPDAERDHLAVAPAPTAGERVRADR, encoded by the coding sequence GTGCAGACCTCGACACCCCCCACGCTCCCCTGGTACCGCCAGGTCAGCCGCACCCAGTGGAAGTCGTTCTTCGCCGCCTGGATCGGCTACGTACTCGACGGCTTCGACTTCGTGCTGATCACCCTCGTACTGACCGAGATCAGTGACGAGTTCGGCCTGAGCACGGTCCAGGCGGCCAGCCTGATCTCCGGTGCGTTCATCACGCGCTGGCTGGGCGGCGCCGTGCTCGGCGCCATCGGCGACCGCTACGGCCGCAAACTCTCCATGGTGCTCAGCATCCTGCTGTACTCGGTGGGCACCTTCGCGTGCGGGTTCGCATGGAACTACACCAGTCTGTTCGCCGCCCGGCTGGCCATCGGCATGGGCATGGCCGGTGAGTACAGCGCCAGTTCCACGTACGTCATGGAGAGCTGGCCCGCCGCTCTGCGCAACCGGGCCAGCGGCTTCCTGATCTCGGGCTTCTCGGTCGGCTCGGTGCTCGCCGCCCAGGTCTACAACTGGGTGGTGCCCTCGCTCGGCTGGCGCTGGATGTTCTATCTGGGCCTCGTCCCGATCGCCATCGCGCTGTGGATGCGGCGCGCGCTGCCGGAGGCGGAGGAGTGGACGGAGTCCGTGGCGGAGAAGGAGGCCAAACCCAACCCGTTCCGGCCGCTGTTCCTCACCCCTGCCCGCGCCACCGTCAACACGGTCCTCGTCGTCGTCGCCACGGTCTCGCTGTTCCTCGTCTTCACGCCGGGCGGAGCCGGCATGGTGCCGGCGCTCTCCGTGATCGCCGGTCTCACGCTCGCCGCGTTCGCCGTACAGCTGGGCGGGAAGCGCAGCTGGGTGCTGTACCTGTCGATGATCGTGACGCTGTTCTTCGCGTTCCTGTACTCATGGCCCATCCAGGCCCTGCTGCCCACGTACCTGAAGACGGAGCTGGGCTACACCACGGACCAGGTCACCGACGTGCTGTACTTCGCGGGCTTCGGCACCATGGTGGGCTGCTGGGTCGCGGGCTTCCTCGGCGACTGGATCGGCACCAAGAAGGCGTACGCGCTGACGCTGCTGGCCTCGCTCGCCTTCGTCTACCCGGTCTTCGCGGTACGAGACAACCTGATGCTGCTCGGCATCCTGCTCTTCCTCCTCCAGGCGACGAGCTTCGGCATCTCCGGGCTGCTCCCCCGCTACATCGGCGGACACTTCCCGACCGCGAGCCGGGGTGCGGCGCTCGGCTTCACCTACAACGTGGGCGCCCTCGGCGGTGCGGTCGCCCCGGTGCTCGGGGCCCATCTCGCCTCCGGGATGGACCTGGGGCAGGCGCTGGCGGTACTGACGTTCGCGGGCACCGTGATCGTGGTGCTGCTGGTCGGCTTCGACGTCCCCGCGCGGCTGAACCGGCTGACGGACCCGGACGCCGAGCGCGACCACCTGGCGGTGGCGCCGGCGCCGACCGCCGGCGAGCGCGTGCGGGCGGACCGGTAG
- a CDS encoding CoA-transferase subunit beta has translation MTATAPDTVTASELLSVVASRELAARRTVFAGIGLPTLATELAHLTVAPDIEVVYESGVCGAHPSTLPETIADAVLITGAEAVISMPMLFGCVLQGGHIDVGFLGAAQIDRWGNLNTSVIGGWDSPSVRLPGSGGGVEVMANSREVFVVMRRHHPRSFPAELDFCTTPGPDRALAEGIRPLGAGVTRVITELGIMARSGVGEELRLVAVQPGVTVEQVRASTGWDLRVADTVDEVPPPTGEELRLLREDVDPGRVYLR, from the coding sequence ATGACCGCCACCGCACCTGACACCGTCACCGCATCCGAACTGCTCTCCGTCGTGGCCTCGCGCGAACTGGCCGCGCGCCGCACCGTGTTCGCCGGGATCGGCCTGCCGACCCTCGCCACCGAGCTGGCCCATCTGACGGTCGCCCCGGACATCGAGGTGGTGTACGAGTCCGGAGTGTGCGGCGCCCACCCCTCGACGCTGCCGGAGACCATCGCCGACGCGGTGCTGATCACGGGGGCGGAGGCGGTGATCTCGATGCCCATGCTCTTCGGCTGTGTGCTCCAGGGCGGCCATATCGACGTGGGCTTCCTGGGCGCCGCGCAGATCGACCGCTGGGGCAACCTCAACACGTCGGTGATCGGCGGCTGGGACAGCCCGTCGGTCCGGCTGCCGGGCTCGGGCGGCGGCGTCGAGGTGATGGCCAACTCCCGCGAGGTCTTCGTGGTGATGCGCCGTCACCACCCGCGCTCCTTCCCGGCGGAGCTCGACTTCTGCACCACCCCGGGCCCGGACCGTGCGCTCGCCGAGGGCATCCGACCGCTGGGCGCCGGTGTCACCCGGGTCATCACGGAGCTGGGCATCATGGCCCGCTCGGGCGTGGGCGAGGAGCTGCGGCTGGTCGCCGTCCAGCCGGGAGTCACCGTGGAGCAGGTCAGGGCCTCGACCGGCTGGGATCTGCGGGTCGCCGACACGGTCGACGAGGTGCCGCCCCCGACCGGGGAGGAACTGCGGCTGCTGCGCGAGGATGTCGACCCGGGCCGCGTGTACCTTCGCTGA
- a CDS encoding VOC family protein, with protein sequence MTPRLDAIAITTADLAASLAFYRRLGLDIPADAESAPHVEVTLPGGQRLLWDTEDVVRSFDPEWAGTNGGERLGLAFLCDSPAEVDSVYDDLTGAGYRGHLKPWDAVWGQRYAVVLDPDGCAVSLFAGADGAA encoded by the coding sequence ATGACTCCACGACTCGACGCGATCGCCATCACCACCGCGGATCTGGCCGCATCGCTCGCCTTCTACCGCCGGCTCGGCCTCGACATCCCCGCCGACGCGGAATCCGCCCCTCATGTCGAAGTGACGCTCCCGGGCGGGCAGCGCCTGCTGTGGGACACCGAGGACGTCGTCCGCTCCTTCGACCCGGAGTGGGCCGGGACGAACGGCGGGGAGCGGCTCGGGCTCGCCTTCCTCTGCGACAGCCCGGCCGAGGTCGACTCCGTCTACGACGACCTGACCGGTGCCGGATACCGGGGCCATCTGAAGCCGTGGGACGCGGTGTGGGGGCAGCGGTACGCGGTGGTCCTCGACCCGGACGGCTGTGCGGTGTCGCTGTTCGCCGGAGCCGACGGGGCTGCCTAG
- a CDS encoding YihY/virulence factor BrkB family protein, whose amino-acid sequence MLYRNVSKRQLAWQLLKDTVNSCMEYRILGLAAEAAFFTLLSLPPLLLGLIGLLGYVDEWTSTTTVASIERNILDAAHTVLSERGVNDFAKPLLADVTTGARPDVISIGFAIALWSGSRAVNVFIETITVMYGLDGQRGIVKTRMLAFLLYVVALLLGAAVLPLLVVGPDRVVEFIPWGTEVISVLYWPLVILLSIAFLTTLYHVSVPVRSPWIEDMPGALMALAMWVLGSFLLRIYLTSTVEGPTIYGSLAAPIAVLLWIGISAFAVLVGAAVNAAIDRVWPSVATAAARAANDRVRAVQAAEFVARTQAESRDDGLDDDGEDGDSPYMPSEFPERWSRFLPPDDVKSRLQPSREKETDKPQPHGE is encoded by the coding sequence GTGCTCTACCGCAACGTGTCCAAGCGTCAACTGGCCTGGCAATTGCTCAAGGACACCGTCAACTCGTGCATGGAGTACCGCATTCTGGGACTCGCCGCCGAGGCGGCGTTCTTCACCCTGCTGTCCCTGCCCCCGCTGCTCCTCGGACTGATCGGCCTGCTCGGTTACGTCGACGAGTGGACCAGCACCACCACGGTCGCCTCCATCGAGCGCAACATCCTTGATGCGGCGCATACGGTGCTCTCCGAGCGCGGCGTCAACGACTTCGCCAAACCGCTTCTGGCGGACGTCACCACAGGGGCCCGGCCCGACGTCATCTCGATCGGCTTCGCGATCGCGCTCTGGTCCGGTTCACGCGCGGTCAACGTCTTCATCGAGACCATCACCGTGATGTACGGGCTCGACGGCCAGCGCGGCATCGTCAAGACCCGGATGCTCGCCTTCCTGCTGTACGTGGTGGCGCTGCTGCTGGGCGCGGCCGTGCTGCCGCTGCTGGTGGTCGGCCCCGACCGGGTCGTGGAGTTCATCCCCTGGGGCACCGAGGTCATAAGCGTCCTGTACTGGCCGCTGGTAATACTGCTGTCCATCGCCTTCCTGACCACGCTCTACCACGTGTCCGTCCCCGTCCGCTCACCGTGGATCGAGGACATGCCGGGCGCCCTGATGGCACTGGCCATGTGGGTGCTGGGCAGCTTCCTGCTGCGGATCTACCTCACGAGTACGGTCGAGGGGCCCACGATCTACGGATCGCTGGCCGCCCCGATCGCGGTACTGCTGTGGATCGGCATCTCCGCGTTCGCGGTGCTGGTGGGCGCCGCGGTCAACGCGGCCATCGACCGGGTGTGGCCGTCGGTGGCGACGGCGGCGGCCCGTGCCGCCAACGACCGGGTGCGCGCGGTCCAGGCGGCCGAGTTCGTGGCCCGCACCCAGGCCGAGAGCCGGGACGACGGCCTCGACGACGACGGGGAGGACGGCGACAGCCCCTACATGCCGTCCGAGTTCCCGGAGCGGTGGTCGCGGTTCCTGCCGCCGGACGACGTGAAGTCCCGGCTGCAGCCGAGCCGTGAGAAGGAAACGGACAAGCCCCAGCCGCACGGGGAGTGA
- a CDS encoding acetyl-CoA C-acetyltransferase, translating into MPDLNDVVICEPLRTPIGRFGGAFAGQTPAALAARVIAEVVARTGIDPDRVDEVILGHAYPSSDAPAIGRVAALDAGLPQSVTGLQTDRRCGSGLQAVLDAAMQIRAGFSEVVIAGGVDVMSAAPYYTHDGRWGIKGPGLQLHDSLARGRVTAGGVNHPVPGGMIETAENLRREYGISRADQDALALRSQQRAGRAMAEGRYEAETVPVTVKTRKGETVVTADEHPRPDTTAEQLAALRPILGKSDPDATVTAGNASGQNDAAAACLVTSAATAERLGLTPLVRLVSFARAGVPAATMGIGPVPATRTALARAGLTLADLDLIELNEAFAAQVLACTRELGLGEKDHEERINVNGSGVSLGHPVGATGARILATLTRELHRREARYGLETMCIGGGQGLAAVFERIAV; encoded by the coding sequence GTGCCCGACCTGAACGATGTCGTGATCTGCGAACCGCTGCGCACCCCCATCGGCCGCTTCGGCGGAGCGTTCGCCGGGCAGACGCCGGCCGCGCTCGCCGCCCGCGTCATCGCCGAGGTCGTCGCCCGTACGGGGATCGACCCGGACCGGGTCGACGAGGTGATCCTCGGGCACGCCTACCCGTCCTCCGACGCCCCCGCCATCGGCCGGGTCGCCGCCCTGGACGCCGGGCTCCCGCAGTCCGTCACCGGACTCCAGACCGACCGCCGCTGCGGCTCCGGGCTCCAGGCCGTCCTCGACGCGGCGATGCAGATCAGGGCCGGGTTCAGCGAGGTGGTGATCGCCGGCGGCGTCGACGTGATGAGCGCCGCCCCCTACTACACGCACGACGGCCGCTGGGGCATCAAGGGCCCCGGCCTCCAGCTCCACGACTCGCTGGCCCGCGGCCGGGTCACCGCAGGCGGCGTCAACCACCCTGTCCCCGGCGGCATGATCGAGACCGCGGAGAACCTCCGCCGCGAGTACGGCATCAGCCGCGCCGACCAGGACGCCCTCGCCCTGCGCTCGCAGCAGCGCGCCGGGCGGGCCATGGCCGAGGGCCGGTACGAGGCGGAGACCGTCCCCGTCACCGTGAAGACCCGCAAGGGCGAGACGGTGGTCACCGCCGACGAGCACCCCCGCCCCGACACCACTGCCGAACAGCTCGCCGCGCTCCGCCCGATCCTGGGCAAGTCCGACCCCGATGCCACGGTCACCGCCGGCAACGCCAGCGGCCAGAACGACGCGGCCGCCGCCTGCCTGGTGACCAGTGCCGCCACCGCCGAACGCCTCGGCCTCACCCCGCTGGTCCGGCTGGTCTCCTTCGCCCGCGCGGGCGTGCCCGCCGCCACCATGGGCATCGGCCCCGTCCCCGCCACCCGCACCGCGCTCGCCCGCGCCGGGCTCACCCTCGCCGACCTCGACCTGATCGAGCTCAACGAGGCCTTCGCCGCCCAGGTGCTGGCCTGCACCCGTGAACTGGGCCTCGGCGAGAAGGACCACGAGGAGCGGATCAACGTGAACGGCTCCGGAGTCTCCCTCGGCCATCCCGTCGGCGCCACCGGCGCCCGCATCCTCGCCACCCTCACCAGGGAACTGCACCGCCGCGAGGCCCGCTACGGCCTGGAGACCATGTGCATCGGCGGCGGCCAGGGCCTCGCCGCGGTCTTCGAGCGCATCGCGGTCTGA
- a CDS encoding acyl-CoA dehydrogenase family protein, protein MAATTHTVSNQSPPLLGYDVFGADRVLTEAVERHLPSELLDDARAGLTELGRSAGSAQAAEWGAQANENPPRLRTHDRYGHRIDEVEFHPAWHRLLGHAVTAGLTDAWDRPGGHVRRAAGFLVWTQAEAGHGCPLSMTHAAVPALRTDPAVAAEWEPLLTSHVYEEELRPAAQKAGALLGMGMTEKQGGTDVRSNTTRAEPLAGEGEYLLTGHKWFCSAPMSDGFLVLAQAPGGLTCFLLPRVLPDGARNTFAIQRLKDKLGNRSNASAEVEFDGTWVRRIGEEGRGVPTIIDMVAATRLDCVTGSAALMRQAVAQAVHHTTYRSAFGGVLVDKPLMRNVLADLALESEAATVLAMRLAAAYDAGTESESAFLRIAVPTAKYWVTKRCTPLVTEALECLGGNGYVEESGMPRLLREAPLNSIWEGSGNVQALDVLRALQREPLALNAFLQEVGRARGADHRLDRAIKDLLTELADLQGIEARARRLVERMALVLQGSLLVRWAPPEVADAFCASRLGGDWGSAFGTLPHTLDLASVVERARPVER, encoded by the coding sequence ATGGCAGCCACCACCCACACAGTGTCCAACCAGTCCCCTCCCCTCCTCGGCTACGACGTCTTCGGCGCGGACCGGGTGCTCACCGAAGCCGTGGAGCGGCACCTCCCGTCGGAGCTGCTCGACGATGCGCGGGCCGGGCTGACCGAGCTCGGCCGGTCCGCCGGTTCCGCCCAGGCCGCGGAGTGGGGGGCGCAGGCCAACGAGAATCCGCCGAGGCTGCGGACCCATGACCGCTACGGGCACCGCATCGACGAGGTGGAGTTCCATCCGGCCTGGCACCGGCTGCTCGGCCATGCGGTCACCGCCGGTCTGACCGACGCCTGGGACCGGCCGGGCGGGCATGTGCGCCGGGCAGCCGGCTTCCTGGTGTGGACGCAGGCCGAGGCGGGCCACGGCTGCCCGCTCTCGATGACGCACGCGGCGGTGCCCGCGCTGCGGACCGATCCGGCCGTGGCGGCGGAGTGGGAGCCGCTGCTGACCTCGCACGTGTACGAGGAGGAGCTGCGGCCGGCCGCGCAGAAGGCCGGGGCGCTCCTGGGGATGGGCATGACGGAGAAGCAGGGCGGCACGGACGTGCGGTCCAACACGACGCGTGCCGAGCCCCTGGCCGGGGAGGGGGAGTATCTGCTCACCGGGCACAAGTGGTTCTGCTCGGCGCCGATGTCCGACGGGTTCCTGGTGCTGGCGCAGGCCCCCGGCGGGCTGACGTGTTTCCTGCTGCCCCGGGTGCTGCCGGACGGCGCCCGCAACACGTTCGCGATCCAGCGGCTCAAGGACAAGCTGGGCAACCGGTCCAACGCCTCGGCCGAGGTCGAGTTCGACGGTACGTGGGTGCGCAGGATCGGTGAGGAGGGGCGCGGGGTGCCCACCATCATCGACATGGTGGCGGCGACCCGGCTGGACTGCGTCACCGGCTCGGCGGCGCTGATGCGGCAGGCGGTGGCTCAGGCGGTCCACCACACCACGTACCGCAGCGCGTTCGGCGGGGTGCTGGTCGACAAGCCGCTGATGCGCAATGTGCTGGCCGATCTGGCACTGGAGTCGGAGGCGGCGACGGTGCTGGCGATGCGGCTGGCCGCCGCGTACGACGCCGGGACCGAGAGCGAGTCGGCGTTCCTGCGCATCGCGGTGCCCACGGCTAAGTACTGGGTGACGAAAAGGTGCACCCCGCTGGTCACCGAGGCGCTCGAATGCCTCGGCGGCAACGGCTACGTGGAGGAGTCGGGGATGCCCCGGCTGCTGCGCGAGGCGCCGCTCAACTCGATCTGGGAGGGCTCGGGGAACGTACAGGCGCTGGATGTGCTGCGCGCCCTGCAGCGCGAGCCGCTGGCGCTGAACGCGTTCCTCCAGGAGGTCGGACGGGCGCGGGGCGCGGACCACCGGCTGGACAGGGCGATCAAGGACCTGCTGACCGAGCTGGCCGATCTTCAGGGGATCGAGGCACGGGCCCGTCGGCTCGTGGAGCGGATGGCGCTGGTGCTTCAGGGTTCGCTGCTGGTGCGCTGGGCTCCGCCGGAGGTCGCCGACGCCTTCTGCGCGTCACGCCTGGGCGGGGACTGGGGTTCGGCCTTCGGAACGCTGCCGCACACCCTGGACCTGGCGTCGGTCGTGGAACGGGCCCGGCCCGTGGAGCGTTGA
- a CDS encoding CoA transferase subunit A, with protein MSMKAAIAAFVHDGATVCLEGFTHLVPTSAGHEIIRQGRRDLTVVRMTADIVVDQMIAAGCVTRLVSSFVGNSSAGSLGELRRRVESADPAPLAFEEYSHYGMICRYLAGSQRLPFYPLRSYGGSDLPSVNSDLRKVTSPYPGPDGEPEQIYVVPPVNPDVTIIHAQRADRSGNTQIWGLTGIQAEAVYAADKAVVVVEEIVDDEVIRSDPNRTLVPAHAVDAVVCCPRGAHPSFAQGYYDRDNAFYRAWSHISKDPQRLQDWLDEWVRGTADHAEYVDRLGEEFWAGLAVGEALSEPVNYGRRL; from the coding sequence ATGTCGATGAAGGCGGCGATCGCCGCCTTCGTCCACGACGGCGCCACCGTCTGCCTCGAAGGCTTCACCCATCTCGTCCCGACCTCCGCGGGTCACGAGATCATCCGCCAGGGCCGCCGTGACCTCACCGTCGTGCGGATGACCGCGGACATCGTGGTGGACCAGATGATCGCCGCGGGCTGTGTGACGCGGCTGGTGTCCTCGTTCGTGGGCAACTCGTCGGCCGGTTCGCTCGGTGAGCTCCGCCGACGGGTGGAGAGCGCGGACCCGGCGCCCCTGGCCTTCGAGGAGTACAGCCACTACGGGATGATCTGCCGCTATCTCGCCGGTTCGCAGCGGCTGCCGTTCTACCCGCTGCGCTCCTACGGCGGCAGCGATCTGCCGTCGGTCAACAGCGATCTGCGCAAGGTCACTTCGCCCTATCCCGGTCCGGACGGCGAACCCGAGCAGATCTACGTCGTGCCGCCCGTCAACCCGGACGTGACGATCATCCACGCGCAGCGCGCCGACCGCAGCGGCAACACCCAGATCTGGGGGCTGACCGGCATCCAGGCCGAGGCGGTGTACGCGGCGGACAAGGCGGTCGTCGTCGTGGAGGAGATCGTCGACGACGAGGTCATCCGCTCCGACCCCAACCGCACGCTCGTCCCCGCGCACGCGGTCGACGCGGTCGTCTGCTGCCCGCGCGGGGCGCATCCCTCGTTCGCGCAGGGCTACTACGACCGGGACAACGCCTTCTACCGGGCCTGGTCGCACATCAGCAAGGACCCGCAGCGGCTGCAGGACTGGCTGGACGAGTGGGTGCGCGGGACCGCGGACCATGCGGAGTACGTCGACAGGCTCGGCGAGGAGTTCTGGGCGGGGCTCGCGGTGGGCGAGGCACTGAGCGAGCCGGTGAACTACGGGCGGCGGCTGTGA
- a CDS encoding DUF2625 domain-containing protein — translation MREIDELTETDDPAWPCLQEMVAACSVPVRVLPADFDEGRRSLLQMQVTARSMLGALVLNTGGLLLDDGWVRVFGGGSAVDGGLPSLGQVNGFPAAFDPAWNPAAGLVVGHDAVGGVFALNGHDPEASGRPGAPGQMTYFAPDTLAWEALEMGHSVWVSWLLSDRLETFYDGLRWPGWQEEARALALSQGITVFPFLWTEEAHADLAATSRRAVPMREVLGVAADFARQAGPNDPGFLGEV, via the coding sequence ATGCGAGAGATCGACGAGTTGACCGAGACGGACGACCCGGCCTGGCCTTGCCTTCAGGAGATGGTCGCCGCATGTTCCGTCCCCGTGCGGGTGCTTCCCGCCGACTTCGACGAGGGGCGTCGGAGCCTCTTGCAGATGCAGGTCACCGCGCGGTCGATGCTGGGTGCTCTCGTGCTGAACACCGGCGGGCTGCTCCTGGACGACGGATGGGTGCGGGTCTTCGGCGGAGGTTCGGCCGTGGACGGGGGGCTGCCCAGCCTGGGCCAGGTCAACGGCTTTCCTGCGGCCTTCGACCCCGCTTGGAACCCCGCGGCCGGTCTTGTTGTGGGCCACGACGCCGTAGGCGGGGTCTTCGCACTGAACGGCCATGATCCCGAGGCTTCCGGCCGGCCCGGGGCACCGGGCCAGATGACCTACTTCGCTCCCGACACGCTCGCGTGGGAGGCGCTGGAGATGGGCCATTCCGTGTGGGTCTCCTGGCTGCTGTCGGACCGTCTGGAGACGTTCTACGACGGGTTGCGCTGGCCCGGCTGGCAGGAGGAGGCCAGGGCACTGGCCCTCTCGCAGGGAATCACCGTCTTTCCGTTCCTGTGGACCGAGGAGGCCCATGCGGATCTCGCGGCCACGAGCCGGCGGGCGGTGCCGATGCGTGAGGTCCTCGGCGTGGCAGCTGATTTCGCCAGGCAGGCGGGGCCCAACGATCCCGGATTCCTCGGCGAGGTGTGA
- a CDS encoding LysR family transcriptional regulator: MELRHLSAFLAVAEELHFGRAAKRLQMAQPPLSQQIRRLEKELGVQLFERNTRSVRLTSAGESFLQPVRTVLDDLDTAVRAAKAAGRGEYGRVSIGFAGASSHETLPRLTRAVRAAHPAIELVMTGQTYANVALARVADGSLDLGFVRLPVTQPGVTFRVIDEEELVCALPSDHPLAARDSVPLEVLAGEPFVSFPANTGSTVRDAMVGACEAAGFNPRVVQEAPDSYTILALVAAGVGVTLTVTSVQHIQQTGLVYRPLAGPPIRRQAALAWRADNPSAALRAVLAVAEDALPTP; this comes from the coding sequence GTGGAGCTGCGTCATCTGTCCGCGTTCCTGGCCGTGGCCGAGGAGCTGCATTTCGGCCGGGCCGCCAAGCGGCTGCAGATGGCTCAGCCGCCGCTGAGTCAGCAGATCCGTCGGCTGGAGAAGGAGCTGGGCGTCCAGCTCTTCGAGCGCAACACCCGCTCCGTACGGCTCACCAGCGCGGGGGAGTCGTTCCTCCAGCCGGTGCGAACCGTACTCGACGACCTGGACACGGCGGTACGGGCCGCGAAGGCGGCCGGCCGCGGGGAGTACGGGCGGGTCAGCATCGGATTCGCGGGAGCCTCCAGCCACGAGACGCTGCCCCGGCTGACCCGGGCGGTGCGCGCCGCCCATCCCGCGATCGAACTCGTGATGACCGGCCAGACCTACGCCAACGTCGCGCTGGCCCGGGTCGCGGACGGCTCGCTCGACCTGGGCTTCGTACGACTTCCGGTGACGCAGCCGGGCGTGACCTTCCGGGTGATCGACGAGGAGGAGCTGGTCTGCGCGCTGCCCTCTGACCACCCGCTCGCCGCCCGGGACAGCGTTCCGCTGGAGGTGCTGGCCGGGGAGCCGTTCGTCTCGTTCCCCGCGAACACCGGCTCCACCGTGCGCGACGCGATGGTCGGGGCCTGCGAGGCCGCCGGCTTCAATCCGCGGGTGGTGCAGGAGGCCCCCGACTCGTACACGATCCTGGCGCTGGTCGCGGCGGGCGTCGGGGTCACCCTGACCGTCACCTCCGTCCAGCACATCCAGCAGACAGGCCTCGTCTACCGGCCCCTCGCCGGCCCGCCGATCCGGCGCCAGGCAGCGCTGGCCTGGCGGGCCGACAACCCCTCGGCCGCACTGCGCGCGGTGCTCGCCGTCGCGGAGGACGCGCTGCCCACCCCGTAG